One region of Pirellulales bacterium genomic DNA includes:
- the ubiE gene encoding bifunctional demethylmenaquinone methyltransferase/2-methoxy-6-polyprenyl-1,4-benzoquinol methylase UbiE produces MAVDKSEIRVRRMFGEIAGRYDFLNHLLSLGIDHYWRWRTVRRVPPLSQEPILDLCTGTGDLALAYLRAGRGTTAVFGADFCHEMLVIGEAKARRAGANGLLNFLEADAQRLPLPDDHFQIVCVAFGLRNITDTDLGLREMTRVCRPGGRVAVLEFSQPRWQPFRAVYGWYFRNVLPRIGQALARNRLDAYNYLPESVGEFPSGEALAERMRTAGLHDVRHYPLTLGVATLYVGVK; encoded by the coding sequence ATGGCCGTCGACAAGTCCGAAATCCGGGTCCGGCGCATGTTCGGCGAGATCGCCGGCCGTTACGACTTTTTAAACCACCTGCTTTCGCTGGGAATCGACCACTACTGGCGCTGGCGCACCGTGCGTCGCGTTCCTCCCCTGTCGCAAGAACCGATTCTCGACCTATGCACCGGCACCGGTGATCTGGCGCTGGCCTATCTGCGTGCGGGGCGCGGCACGACAGCCGTCTTCGGTGCCGACTTCTGTCACGAGATGCTGGTAATCGGCGAAGCCAAAGCTCGCCGCGCGGGGGCCAACGGCCTGCTGAACTTCCTCGAGGCGGATGCACAGCGGCTGCCGCTACCTGACGACCATTTTCAAATCGTGTGTGTCGCGTTTGGCTTGCGAAATATTACCGACACCGACCTCGGATTGCGCGAGATGACGCGCGTCTGCCGCCCTGGCGGACGCGTGGCGGTGCTCGAGTTCTCGCAGCCGCGCTGGCAACCATTCCGCGCCGTGTACGGTTGGTATTTTCGCAACGTGCTGCCGCGGATCGGCCAGGCGCTCGCACGAAATCGCTTAGACGCCTACAACTACCTGCCCGAGAGTGTGGGAGAATTTCCCTCAGGCGAAGCCCTGGCCGAGCGGATGCGCACCGCCGGACTGCACGACGTGCGACATTATCCGTTGACCCTCGGTGTCGCTACTTTGTACGTAGGCGTGAAATGA
- a CDS encoding flavin prenyltransferase UbiX, with the protein MKRNVVLAITGASGAIYAVRLLDVLVAIGCDVQLAISPAGKAVLRQELGLDVDVEHFRLESLLPTRKELAALDRFKSVRELIGVDAWQYGAPQNAAAVATEPGRVQYHHYQDFFAAIASGSALTDGMVVCPCSGGTLSAIAHGASGNLIHRAADVHLKEHRRLILVPRETPLSLVQLDNMRRCAEAGAVVLPAMPGFYHGVHSIRDLVDFVVGRICDQLGIAQPLIKRWGES; encoded by the coding sequence ATGAAGCGCAATGTCGTCCTGGCCATCACCGGAGCAAGCGGAGCGATCTACGCCGTTCGCCTGTTGGACGTGCTGGTTGCCATCGGTTGCGACGTGCAATTGGCGATCAGCCCGGCGGGCAAGGCCGTGCTACGCCAGGAATTGGGCCTGGACGTCGACGTCGAGCATTTCCGGCTGGAGAGTTTGCTTCCCACGCGCAAAGAACTGGCCGCGCTCGATCGTTTTAAGAGCGTACGCGAGCTAATCGGTGTCGATGCCTGGCAATACGGCGCCCCGCAGAATGCCGCGGCCGTCGCCACCGAACCGGGCCGCGTGCAATATCACCACTACCAGGACTTCTTCGCGGCAATCGCCAGCGGTTCGGCGCTGACCGACGGCATGGTCGTCTGCCCCTGCTCGGGCGGGACCTTGAGCGCGATCGCTCATGGAGCATCCGGAAATCTGATTCATCGCGCCGCCGATGTGCATTTGAAAGAGCACCGCCGCCTGATTCTGGTGCCGCGCGAAACCCCGTTGTCGCTTGTGCAACTCGACAACATGCGTCGCTGTGCCGAGGCGGGCGCCGTGGTCCTACCGGCGATGCCCGGCTTTTATCACGGCGTGCATTCGATTCGCGACCTGGTCGATTTCGTCGTCGGCCGGATCTGCGATCAGTTGGGTATCGCTCAACCGCTGATCAAGCGTTGGGGTGAGTCGTAG
- a CDS encoding UbiA-like polyprenyltransferase yields MQRLRMILEMIRFSHTVFALPFALLSAVMAWTLSAHDEPPRSWRWQEIVGIVACMVFARSAAMAFNRLADRRIDAENPRTAMRHLPAGLLSVGSVTAFAVICSLAFIASTLLFLPNRWPIYLSLPVLTFLLGYSYTKRFTSLAHFWLGAALMLAPVAAWIAVRGELAWPPVVLGAAVLLWVAGFDIIYACQDVDYDRGRGLRSVPVRLGVQDALRLAAVCHLGTVALLFLLPVVYPLLGWIYLAGIVAVAALLIYEHWLVRPDDLTRVNMAFFNVNAVISIGLFIVAALDLYMR; encoded by the coding sequence ATGCAGCGCCTGCGAATGATCCTGGAAATGATCCGTTTCAGCCATACGGTATTTGCGTTACCGTTTGCGCTGCTGTCGGCCGTCATGGCCTGGACACTCTCGGCTCATGACGAACCGCCTCGATCTTGGCGCTGGCAAGAGATCGTCGGTATCGTCGCCTGCATGGTATTCGCTCGCAGCGCGGCGATGGCATTCAACCGCCTGGCCGATCGCCGCATCGACGCCGAGAATCCGCGCACGGCAATGCGACATTTGCCTGCCGGCCTGCTGAGCGTCGGAAGCGTCACGGCGTTCGCCGTTATCTGCTCGCTGGCGTTTATCGCTTCGACGCTGCTGTTCCTGCCCAACCGCTGGCCGATCTACCTGTCGTTGCCAGTGTTAACGTTCCTGCTGGGCTACAGCTATACGAAGCGGTTCACGTCACTGGCGCACTTTTGGCTGGGTGCGGCGCTAATGCTCGCGCCGGTGGCGGCCTGGATTGCGGTACGCGGCGAGTTGGCCTGGCCGCCGGTGGTACTCGGCGCGGCGGTTCTGCTATGGGTCGCAGGCTTCGACATCATCTACGCCTGCCAGGACGTCGACTACGACCGCGGCCGAGGGTTGCGCAGCGTGCCAGTGCGATTGGGAGTGCAGGACGCGCTTCGTCTGGCCGCCGTGTGCCATCTGGGAACCGTGGCTCTGCTGTTCCTGCTCCCCGTGGTTTACCCATTACTGGGATGGATTTACCTAGCCGGCATCGTGGCCGTGGCGGCGTTATTGATCTACGAACATTGGCTGGTCCGCCCCGACGACCTGACACGCGTGAACATGGCCTTTTTCAACGTAAACGCCGTAATCAGCATCGGATTGTTCATCGTCGCGGCCCTGGACCTTTACATGCGATAG
- the mqnE gene encoding aminofutalosine synthase MqnE: protein MIKAVPPTLESIRAKVEAGERLSFDDGMFLDNPAVPLNEVGVLANLVRERKNGSYTYYNINTHLNPTNVCVYRCTFCAFRSDLRDPKGYAMSDEQILERGREAVDSGCTEMHIVGGLHHQRKYDWYRNIISILHAAYPQLHLKAWTAVEINWFQHLTGMSMQEILVDLREAGLGSMPGGGAEIFHPEVRDQICEHKADAQNWLDIHRTAHELGLRTNCTMLYGHIENSFHRVDHLIRLRELQDKTGGFQTFIPLAFHPDNTGLSHIRKPSSVMDLRTMAVSRLMLDNIDHIKAYWIMLGIGTAQAALSYGADDLDGTVRHELIYHDAGAETPEVLTVDAIKQLIVEAGREPVERDTLYHRIEREGGTWKTAEAITTAR, encoded by the coding sequence ATGATTAAAGCCGTCCCCCCAACACTTGAGTCGATCCGCGCCAAGGTCGAAGCGGGCGAACGTCTGTCATTCGATGACGGAATGTTCCTCGATAATCCGGCCGTGCCACTCAACGAAGTGGGGGTGCTCGCCAATCTGGTGCGCGAGCGGAAGAACGGTTCCTACACCTATTACAACATCAACACACATCTCAATCCGACGAACGTCTGCGTGTATCGCTGCACGTTCTGCGCATTCCGCTCCGATCTGCGCGACCCGAAGGGGTACGCCATGAGCGACGAGCAGATTCTCGAGCGTGGTCGCGAAGCTGTCGACAGCGGTTGCACCGAGATGCACATCGTCGGCGGGCTGCATCACCAGCGAAAATACGATTGGTACCGCAACATCATCTCGATTTTGCACGCGGCCTATCCGCAGTTGCACCTGAAGGCCTGGACCGCAGTCGAGATCAATTGGTTTCAGCACCTGACCGGCATGTCGATGCAAGAGATCCTGGTCGACCTGCGCGAAGCAGGCCTGGGAAGCATGCCTGGCGGCGGCGCCGAGATTTTCCATCCGGAAGTGCGCGACCAGATTTGCGAGCACAAGGCCGACGCTCAGAACTGGCTCGACATTCACCGCACGGCTCACGAGCTCGGTCTGCGTACCAATTGCACCATGTTGTATGGGCATATCGAAAACTCGTTCCACCGCGTCGACCATCTGATTCGACTGCGCGAACTGCAGGACAAGACCGGCGGATTCCAGACGTTTATTCCACTGGCGTTCCATCCCGACAACACGGGACTGAGCCACATTCGCAAGCCATCGAGTGTCATGGACCTGCGCACAATGGCCGTCAGCCGCCTGATGCTCGACAACATCGATCACATCAAGGCTTACTGGATCATGCTCGGTATCGGCACGGCCCAGGCCGCGCTCTCCTACGGCGCAGACGATCTGGACGGCACCGTCCGGCACGAACTGATCTATCACGACGCCGGCGCCGAAACGCCGGAAGTTCTCACCGTCGACGCCATCAAGCAGTTGATCGTCGAAGCCGGACGCGAACCGGTCGAACGCGACACGCTCTATCACCGCATCGAGCGTGAGGGCGGCACCTGGAAGACGGCCGAAGCCATCACGACAGCCCGCTGA
- the recG gene encoding ATP-dependent DNA helicase RecG: protein MSSTQDKSPAESFVTPIQFLKGVGPNRAEMLRKLGLETARDVIFFFPRDYQDLTDLAIVGDLQDEAIVRLHGTVVELDQRHTSSGGTVLGALIRGEAGNVRAIWFNQPFMAKRLPVGQELLVSGKVRFRGGIYEMVHPDLQYLEGEEGDPRGKLLPVYPLTEGVRQGQMRRIVSSVVETMAEHLDEVFPADYLTTHNLAPIREAVEQIHTPATRESLARARRRFVYQELLVMQLALAIKRYTQYEQRQAPPLEASAKIDARIRRLFPFELTAGQNQVIAEVSADLTRPHPMNRLVQGDVGSGKTVVAVYALLLAIAHGQQAALMAPTEILARQHAATIEQFLTASRVRWGLLTGSLTSAERRATLEKIAAGELDLVIGTQAIVQADVEFAKLGLVVIDEQHKFGVRQRASLKQAGLDPHYLVMTATPIPRTVAMTLFGDLDVSTLRDSPPGRQPVRTYLATLEQRDRWWEFFGRKLREGRQGYVVVPLVETSADVDATSLDEAYEALASGPLEAFRLGLIHGRMGASEKDAVMDAFRNGQIQVLVSTTVVEVGVDVPNATLLTIESGQRFGLAQLHQLRGRVSRGAHSGFCCVFAEPTSPDSEKRLEAFVRSTDGFELAEIDFSLRGPGDLLGTRQHGLPPLRVADPLADAAVLEEARRDAQQLVADDPGLAKPEHERLRRMVLVRYGQVLDLGSVG, encoded by the coding sequence ATGTCTTCCACTCAAGACAAGTCGCCGGCCGAATCCTTCGTCACCCCTATCCAGTTCCTGAAGGGGGTGGGCCCAAATCGCGCCGAGATGCTGCGCAAGCTAGGGCTGGAGACGGCGCGGGATGTGATTTTCTTCTTCCCGCGCGATTATCAAGATCTGACTGATCTGGCCATCGTCGGCGATCTGCAGGACGAGGCGATCGTCCGACTACACGGTACGGTCGTCGAATTGGACCAGCGGCACACATCGTCAGGCGGCACCGTGCTGGGCGCGCTCATTCGCGGCGAGGCCGGAAACGTCCGCGCCATTTGGTTCAATCAGCCCTTCATGGCCAAGCGGTTGCCCGTCGGGCAGGAATTGCTCGTCTCGGGCAAGGTGCGTTTCCGCGGTGGCATCTACGAAATGGTACATCCTGACCTGCAATATCTCGAAGGCGAGGAAGGTGATCCACGCGGTAAACTGCTGCCCGTTTACCCACTGACCGAAGGGGTGCGGCAGGGGCAGATGCGTCGCATTGTCAGTAGCGTCGTCGAGACGATGGCCGAGCATTTGGACGAGGTCTTTCCGGCGGACTACCTGACCACGCACAATCTGGCGCCGATACGCGAAGCCGTCGAGCAGATACACACGCCGGCGACGCGCGAATCTCTCGCGCGAGCTCGACGGCGCTTTGTCTATCAAGAGTTGCTGGTCATGCAGTTGGCCCTGGCGATCAAACGATATACGCAGTACGAGCAGCGACAAGCGCCCCCGCTCGAGGCGTCGGCCAAGATCGACGCGCGCATCCGCCGCCTATTCCCCTTCGAACTCACGGCCGGTCAGAACCAGGTGATCGCCGAAGTCTCGGCTGACCTGACGCGCCCCCACCCGATGAATCGGTTGGTGCAGGGTGACGTGGGAAGCGGTAAGACTGTTGTCGCTGTCTATGCACTATTGCTCGCGATCGCGCATGGCCAACAAGCGGCACTGATGGCGCCAACCGAAATTCTGGCGCGACAACACGCGGCCACGATCGAACAGTTCCTCACGGCCAGCCGGGTACGGTGGGGCCTGTTGACCGGGTCGCTGACGTCGGCCGAGCGGCGCGCGACGCTCGAAAAAATCGCTGCCGGCGAACTCGATCTGGTGATCGGCACGCAGGCCATCGTGCAAGCGGACGTCGAGTTTGCGAAGCTGGGGTTGGTGGTGATCGACGAGCAGCACAAGTTCGGCGTCCGCCAGCGCGCGAGCCTGAAGCAGGCCGGCCTCGACCCGCACTACCTGGTGATGACAGCCACGCCGATTCCGCGCACCGTGGCCATGACGTTGTTCGGCGATTTGGACGTCTCGACGTTGCGCGATTCCCCGCCGGGGCGGCAGCCGGTGCGGACCTATTTGGCCACGCTTGAGCAGCGCGACCGGTGGTGGGAGTTCTTTGGCCGCAAACTGCGCGAGGGGCGGCAGGGGTACGTCGTAGTACCGCTGGTGGAAACGTCGGCCGATGTGGATGCCACCAGCCTGGACGAGGCGTATGAAGCGTTGGCCAGCGGACCGCTCGAGGCGTTTCGACTCGGACTGATCCACGGTCGCATGGGAGCCTCGGAAAAGGATGCGGTCATGGACGCGTTTCGCAACGGGCAGATTCAGGTACTGGTGTCGACCACGGTTGTTGAAGTCGGCGTCGACGTGCCAAATGCGACTTTGTTGACGATCGAGAGCGGGCAACGGTTCGGCCTGGCTCAGCTACATCAACTGCGCGGTCGCGTCAGTCGCGGCGCCCACTCGGGCTTTTGCTGCGTGTTTGCCGAGCCGACGTCGCCTGATTCGGAGAAACGACTCGAAGCGTTCGTTCGTTCGACGGACGGTTTCGAGCTGGCCGAGATTGATTTCTCGCTACGCGGTCCCGGCGACCTGCTGGGCACCCGGCAACACGGCTTGCCGCCATTGCGGGTTGCGGATCCGCTTGCCGACGCGGCCGTGCTGGAAGAGGCCCGTCGCGATGCCCAGCAATTGGTCGCTGACGACCCCGGCCTGGCTAAACCAGAGCACGAGCGCCTGCGACGCATGGTGCTGGTGCGCTACGGCCAAGTGCTGGACTTGGGAAGCGTGGGATAG
- the rnhA gene encoding ribonuclease HI has product MSKPATSPDVEVHLFTDGACSGNPGPGGWAFILRHPASGKEVEQSGGEKITTNNRMELTAVVRGLETLTRPTSVELFADSVYVGKGLTEWMPKWKANGWRRREGKRWAEIKNEDLWRELDALVATHRLKYTWVAGHSGHAENERCDELAVAAIQQFR; this is encoded by the coding sequence ATGTCCAAGCCTGCCACGTCCCCCGATGTCGAGGTACACCTGTTTACCGACGGCGCGTGCAGCGGTAACCCGGGGCCCGGCGGTTGGGCGTTTATCCTGCGACATCCGGCATCCGGCAAGGAAGTCGAGCAGTCGGGCGGCGAGAAGATTACCACGAACAACCGCATGGAGCTGACGGCCGTCGTGCGCGGACTGGAAACGCTGACGCGTCCGACCAGTGTCGAACTCTTCGCCGACAGCGTCTACGTTGGCAAGGGGCTGACGGAATGGATGCCCAAGTGGAAGGCCAACGGCTGGCGCCGACGTGAAGGGAAACGCTGGGCCGAAATCAAGAACGAAGATCTCTGGCGCGAACTCGACGCGCTGGTCGCCACTCACCGGTTGAAATACACCTGGGTCGCCGGGCACAGCGGCCATGCCGAGAACGAGCGTTGCGACGAATTGGCCGTAGCCGCCATTCAGCAGTTCCGCTAA
- a CDS encoding ATP-binding protein, with amino-acid sequence MSYRSFKRVLGETSLERKCRFLFGACLLLLITGSFWWYGKQTEDLVYKQNPDKGRLIVDTVLTRTHWEKLETNEAFKRIVPLFSEDLEQQDFTYRFIGLTSAPAIEKPENAFEKRLIDNFMNSRPVDGVAEYADRFSADGSEYHYYQPIRVQDSCTIVCHRPAAGAVGGDPATSIAGLGSLGVSYGRPPEAGDLISVARVDIPNDPTRVDLAKNRAILLSTAIITVFLAMVASYVIVRYVIVKPLKHLRDVSDAVSRGNVEQRADIHTADEFEELGVAFNRMLRHLMAAQEELRHLNLDLDVKVDELAQMNMRLFEMNRLKSDFLATMSHELRTPLNSIIGFSDVLGSIDSLDDRQKRYVGNIQKSGKMLLDMINDILDLAKIESGKMEVRLIDFPIEHVIGSQCDMARPLTERKNIDLDVDVTANLPELHQDQSKVQQILNNLLSNAIKFTPEGGRILVSARRDAGGDLLMVVTDTGVGIAEEDQVAIFEKFRQGHTVLTGGDAMTREFSGTGLGLSIVKELCKLLGGEISLKSELGKGSEFTVRLPWSLPEQVQFATAIPTTMPASDSVERSDFLRSPLPTEASAARS; translated from the coding sequence ATGTCATACCGATCCTTTAAACGCGTCCTCGGTGAGACGAGCCTCGAGCGGAAATGCCGTTTCCTGTTCGGAGCCTGCTTGCTGCTGTTGATCACGGGCAGCTTCTGGTGGTACGGCAAGCAAACCGAGGATCTGGTTTACAAGCAGAATCCCGACAAAGGACGCCTGATCGTCGACACGGTGCTGACGCGGACGCACTGGGAGAAGCTGGAGACGAACGAGGCCTTCAAGCGGATCGTTCCGCTGTTCAGCGAAGATCTGGAACAACAGGATTTCACATACCGCTTCATCGGGTTGACCTCGGCCCCGGCTATCGAAAAGCCGGAGAACGCTTTTGAAAAGCGGCTGATCGATAATTTCATGAACTCCCGCCCCGTCGATGGGGTGGCGGAATACGCTGATCGCTTTTCGGCTGATGGATCCGAGTATCACTACTACCAGCCGATTCGCGTGCAAGATTCTTGCACTATTGTCTGCCATCGCCCAGCGGCCGGTGCTGTCGGAGGCGATCCGGCAACGTCGATCGCGGGTCTGGGAAGCCTGGGCGTCTCTTACGGGCGTCCGCCCGAGGCCGGTGATTTGATCTCGGTCGCGCGGGTCGATATTCCGAACGATCCCACGCGCGTCGACCTGGCAAAGAACCGCGCGATTCTACTTAGCACTGCCATCATTACGGTTTTTCTGGCGATGGTCGCTTCGTACGTGATTGTGCGCTACGTCATCGTGAAGCCACTGAAGCACCTGCGCGACGTCAGCGACGCGGTCAGCCGCGGCAATGTCGAGCAGCGGGCCGATATTCACACAGCCGATGAATTCGAAGAGCTGGGCGTGGCGTTCAATCGCATGTTGCGCCATTTGATGGCCGCACAGGAAGAACTTCGGCATTTGAACCTGGACCTGGACGTCAAGGTCGATGAATTGGCCCAGATGAACATGCGGCTGTTCGAAATGAACCGCTTGAAGAGCGACTTCCTGGCCACGATGAGCCACGAGTTGCGCACCCCGCTGAACAGCATCATCGGTTTCAGTGACGTGCTGGGCTCGATCGATTCGCTCGACGATCGGCAAAAACGCTACGTGGGGAACATCCAAAAATCCGGCAAGATGCTGCTGGACATGATCAACGATATTCTCGACCTGGCGAAAATCGAAAGCGGCAAGATGGAAGTCCGCTTGATCGACTTCCCGATCGAGCATGTCATCGGATCGCAGTGCGACATGGCGCGGCCATTGACCGAGCGCAAGAACATCGACCTCGACGTCGACGTGACGGCGAATCTGCCGGAATTGCACCAGGATCAAAGCAAGGTTCAGCAAATTCTGAACAACCTGCTCTCCAACGCCATCAAGTTCACGCCTGAGGGGGGGCGGATCCTCGTCTCGGCACGGCGCGATGCGGGGGGCGACTTGTTGATGGTGGTCACCGACACCGGTGTCGGCATTGCCGAAGAAGATCAGGTCGCGATTTTCGAGAAATTCCGCCAGGGTCACACGGTTCTCACCGGCGGTGACGCCATGACGCGAGAATTCTCCGGCACCGGACTGGGGCTATCGATCGTCAAGGAACTGTGTAAATTGCTGGGCGGAGAGATTTCGCTGAAGAGCGAGCTGGGCAAGGGGAGCGAGTTTACCGTGCGCTTGCCCTGGAGCCTGCCTGAGCAGGTGCAGTTCGCCACGGCAATTCCCACCACGATGCCCGCGTCGGACAGCGTCGAGCGATCGGATTTCCTCAGGTCGCCGCTTCCGACCGAGGCCAGCGCCGCGCGATCGTAA
- the priA gene encoding primosomal protein N': MKAGQQQELFDSEAPAWELDDRSEVLVASVLLSIGPTEPLDYLVPESLRGRVQVGCRVNAPLGHGNRTRIGYCVALAQQATNRRLKEIAEVVDEQCLLSPTMFRLSQWIAERYLCTWTQALDTMLPAAVRHQAGTRRANVLSVPAEVFAQLDALKLPTKQLQVLRYLVAAAKPVLQNELMETLACTAAPITALRRKGLLRSDVIRVRQDAYDKPLSEREANHALNDDQQQALATIMGALEAKQHKTIVLHGITGSGKTEVYIRAIQEVVSYGRQAIVLVPEISLTPQTEQRFRARFGQVAVLHSHMTDAERGWHWERIARDEVPVVVGARSAVFAPVPRLGLIVLDEEHEASFKQDSAPRYHARDVALERARAEGVPLVLGSATPSLESWHLARSGSYQLVEMPRRVLDRPLPDVRTIDLRNEFERGAGSGALSRPMRLAMQEALTDGGQVILLLNRRGFSTHLQCPACGEVVRCPHCDIALTHHWQRAVALCHYCDYEIAAPHVCPQCNSPGIRYRGLGTQKLEAEVRTRFPEFTSLRMDTDTMQSPGSHERALASFRSGDVRILLGTQMIAKGLDFPDVTLVGVVNADTALHLPDFRAAERTFQLLVQVAGRTGRGSRGGRVLVQTFSPDHPAIQAAVRHDYSAFADRELPLRRMLGYPPFASMIRVVVRGTRETITQEFAAAIAASIARSLGPDSKDTRILGPAAAPIAKLRGKYRFQIQLQGPDAATLRAAIRHAQQQLPPPDDVQWIADVDPLDML; encoded by the coding sequence TTGAAAGCCGGCCAGCAACAAGAATTGTTCGACAGCGAGGCACCCGCCTGGGAGCTGGACGACCGTAGCGAGGTGCTGGTGGCGTCGGTCCTCTTGTCGATCGGCCCGACCGAGCCGCTCGATTACCTCGTGCCTGAGAGCCTGCGCGGGCGGGTTCAGGTGGGGTGTCGCGTGAATGCGCCGCTCGGGCACGGCAATCGCACGCGGATCGGATATTGTGTCGCCCTGGCGCAGCAGGCCACAAATCGACGGTTGAAGGAAATTGCTGAGGTCGTTGACGAGCAATGCTTGCTCAGCCCGACGATGTTCCGGCTCAGCCAATGGATTGCCGAGCGGTATCTTTGCACTTGGACGCAGGCGCTCGACACCATGCTTCCGGCAGCGGTGCGCCATCAAGCCGGGACGCGGCGCGCGAACGTGCTTTCGGTGCCCGCCGAGGTATTCGCGCAGCTCGATGCGTTAAAGCTGCCGACCAAGCAGTTGCAAGTACTCCGATACTTGGTCGCGGCTGCGAAGCCCGTCTTGCAAAACGAGCTGATGGAAACGCTGGCCTGCACCGCGGCGCCGATTACGGCATTGCGTCGTAAGGGGCTCTTGCGTTCGGACGTGATTCGCGTGCGGCAGGACGCCTACGACAAGCCACTGTCAGAGCGCGAAGCTAACCACGCGTTGAACGATGATCAGCAGCAGGCTCTGGCGACGATCATGGGGGCGCTCGAGGCGAAGCAGCATAAGACGATCGTTCTGCACGGGATTACCGGCAGCGGAAAAACCGAGGTTTACATCCGCGCGATTCAAGAGGTCGTGTCGTACGGACGACAGGCCATCGTGCTGGTTCCTGAAATCAGTCTTACGCCACAAACCGAGCAACGTTTCCGTGCCCGCTTCGGCCAGGTGGCGGTGCTGCACAGTCACATGACGGACGCCGAACGAGGCTGGCATTGGGAGCGCATCGCGCGGGACGAAGTTCCGGTCGTGGTCGGCGCTCGCAGCGCGGTCTTCGCACCGGTCCCGCGGCTGGGTTTGATCGTGCTCGACGAAGAGCACGAGGCGTCGTTCAAGCAGGACAGTGCGCCGCGCTATCACGCGCGCGACGTGGCGCTCGAACGCGCGCGAGCCGAGGGAGTGCCTTTGGTCCTGGGGTCGGCAACGCCATCGCTCGAGAGCTGGCACCTGGCACGAAGTGGCAGCTACCAATTGGTTGAGATGCCGCGCCGCGTACTAGACCGGCCATTGCCTGATGTGCGGACGATCGACCTGCGCAATGAATTCGAGCGCGGCGCTGGCAGCGGCGCCCTCAGCCGGCCGATGCGTTTGGCAATGCAGGAAGCATTAACTGACGGCGGCCAGGTGATATTACTGTTGAACCGGCGGGGCTTTTCGACCCATTTACAATGTCCCGCCTGCGGCGAAGTGGTGCGCTGCCCACATTGCGATATTGCGCTGACGCATCATTGGCAGCGCGCCGTCGCGCTATGCCACTATTGCGATTACGAAATCGCGGCGCCGCACGTTTGTCCGCAATGCAATTCGCCCGGCATCCGTTACCGTGGGCTGGGGACGCAAAAGCTCGAAGCCGAGGTGCGCACGCGGTTCCCTGAGTTTACTTCGCTGCGGATGGACACGGACACGATGCAATCGCCGGGCAGCCACGAGCGGGCGCTAGCGTCGTTCCGCAGTGGCGACGTGCGCATTCTGCTCGGCACGCAGATGATCGCCAAGGGGTTGGACTTTCCGGACGTGACGCTGGTCGGCGTGGTGAATGCGGACACAGCCTTGCACTTGCCAGATTTTCGCGCGGCCGAACGAACGTTTCAGTTGCTCGTTCAGGTCGCTGGCCGCACGGGGCGCGGATCGCGCGGGGGCCGCGTGCTAGTACAAACTTTCAGCCCGGACCATCCTGCGATCCAGGCGGCGGTACGCCATGATTATTCGGCGTTCGCCGATCGCGAACTGCCGCTGCGGCGCATGCTGGGATATCCGCCGTTTGCCTCGATGATTCGCGTGGTGGTGCGCGGAACGCGTGAAACGATAACGCAGGAATTTGCCGCAGCGATCGCCGCCAGCATCGCGCGATCACTTGGGCCGGATAGCAAGGACACACGAATTCTAGGACCGGCGGCGGCGCCCATCGCCAAGCTGCGCGGCAAATATCGCTTTCAAATTCAGTTGCAGGGGCCGGACGCGGCCACCCTCCGCGCGGCAATACGGCACGCCCAGCAGCAATTGCCTCCCCCTGATGATGTGCAATGGATCGCCGACGTCGATCCCCTCGATATGCTGTAG
- the nadD gene encoding nicotinate-nucleotide adenylyltransferase, whose protein sequence is MRLGLFGGSFDPVHYGHLLLAECCREQCRLDEVWFLPAATPPHKQTRELTPAAQRIEMLELAIGGQTSFKVCRAEIERGGVSYTVDTLAQLTHEDGGRQLFFLLGADSLEDLPHWREPAKICQLATLVVVGRPSAPPPNYAPLTTLVTPERLEEIRRHQVEMPPIGLSSREIRQRVAAGSSIRYRTPRAVEKFVESQQLYRTPNSASTATAAKPESC, encoded by the coding sequence ATGCGACTAGGGCTGTTCGGCGGCTCATTTGATCCGGTCCACTATGGACACCTGCTGCTAGCGGAGTGTTGCCGCGAGCAATGCCGGTTGGACGAAGTGTGGTTTCTGCCGGCAGCCACGCCCCCGCACAAGCAAACGCGCGAATTGACGCCCGCTGCGCAGCGAATCGAAATGCTCGAACTGGCCATCGGCGGTCAGACATCGTTCAAGGTATGCCGGGCCGAGATTGAACGCGGTGGCGTGAGCTACACGGTGGATACCCTCGCACAACTAACGCACGAGGATGGCGGCCGACAGCTTTTCTTCTTGCTGGGGGCGGATTCGTTGGAAGATCTTCCCCATTGGCGTGAACCGGCCAAGATCTGCCAATTGGCAACCCTGGTCGTGGTTGGCCGCCCCAGCGCGCCGCCCCCCAACTATGCGCCTCTAACGACTCTGGTAACACCCGAGCGACTTGAGGAAATCCGCCGCCATCAGGTAGAAATGCCGCCGATCGGCCTGAGCAGCCGCGAAATCCGGCAGCGCGTCGCGGCGGGATCGAGCATTCGCTACCGCACCCCGCGCGCGGTGGAAAAATTTGTCGAATCGCAGCAGCTTTACCGGACGCCCAATTCGGCGAGCACCGCTACCGCCGCGAAGCCTGAATCGTGCTGA